TTCGTCACTGCTGTTGTGGAGGTGTTCTTTCCTCTTGGATTTTTTGGGGCGCTCCTCGGGGGACCTGTCTCTGCGGTGGTCCCTGGAGCGGTCACGGGATCGGTCCCTATCCCGCTCTCGTtggttatatttttctcgaTCTCGATCACGCCTTATCCGGTCACCCCACTGTTCCCTCAGGCGCTCCCTATAGGATTGCATATCCCTACGATagtttgcttcctcctcgtcaTCGTCGTCTTCCAGCGGCCTGGCTCTTTTGTGGGTCCCCTCCTCGTGgtgctccttcttcctttcatgGTTATCATATCGACTGTTGCTTCGCCTCCGCTTGCTGCTACTGGAGATGCTGTTGTACTTGTCCTTTCTGTAATGGTCGTAGTAGTCACTCATCTTGGGGGAAGTCTACATGGGGGGCGTCACAATTGTTTGGGTGGTCCTTGTCACAGATGAGCGTgtgttcttcttcccttggATGGGATACTCTCTCTCTCCTGCTCGAAGCGGCAAGCATGCAGAGGTATCTCCGAACTGATCAACGGTTAGAAACAATTACTTGCAAACAAATCAGGGCGTGTTCATCACACGTCCACGGTTAGGTGAGAAAATCACTTCCCCAGGCAGCTGCTCAGGTGCAGAAATCAGCACAACACACACGTGTTGTTTGTGCGAATCGTTCATGCAAGGATAGGGAAGCCaatagcagaaaaaaaaacaccttcaCATAAATGACCATACAGGGGAGCTAATCCCCATGTGGCCATGAGAGATGACGTAGTTCCAAGAGGTACTTCTCTCATGTCATCCCACATAGGGTCATCTTCATTttccgtttctttttttttctcctactTTACTAAAGAACGATGATAATGGTGGTGTATATTTATGCAAACGCAGGGGTATACTCGTATGGTACATATTTCCACCCGTCGCCGCGCAGGTTAGggtaatcatttttttttttttttttttttttttttttttatgttgtgaGGACCGCTACCTGTAGTCAGCGTAGTGCGAAGTACGTTACTATTTTTTACTGCCTTTCGGCGAGTTCGCTTTTTTCACGTCGACATGGAAGAAGCAAGTCAATAGGTTCACACATGCACGAACTGCAGAACGTTTGTGGTGTCGTGTTTAGGCCCCTCCTACGCGCGTTAACTGACACTAcatagagagaaaaaaaaaagcaaaacagggaatatatataaataacgCCGTCATTGTTTGGTAGGACGTGCATCCCATatcagataaaaaaaaaaatgcatagaGGAGGAAATTCTCCCTTTTTCACCACTCCGATGTATGCCTTTTCCCGACGTGGCATTTACATACATTGGGCACATttgggtatttttttttttcacctccccAGGGAGCAAGCTAAAATGGGAGTTGCTTTTCCTAACCATCCGCAAAATGCTGCAGCGGAAAGTTGTTagagtgacaaaaaaaaagtgaagacgTTACGTGTGATGCGCCACAAGGAAGTTCCCTTTGGTGACTCCATCGGAAATGCACAATTCGGCTCAAATCCTTTTTGCTAACCGTCTTCACATCAAatgcgaaagaaaaaaaaaattaattaatggACGGTCTAGCAGTTTGCTTTTGTAGCTTTGCtgagaaatgaaaaacaaaaaggggggggcgTACCGTTAGGAATGGAGAAAGGGCCAACCACATTATTCTGCACCCCCCcctatgaaaaaaaaaaaaaggcacaccAAAAGCAATTATACACAAATGACGGAACaattaacagaaaaaaattgaattaactttaaagagagaaaacatacatgtgtgcacacgCCGCGAAAACGACTCTTCAGTTGCCGAACGGGGGGAAGTCAGTCCCCCCAGATGGACTCTGTGCTCGTTGCACGTGTTCTTCCAACTATTCCCACTTGTCTTAAACATTACAAACAAATGAGAGGTGCCTGTGTGTGTGGGAGGATccaaaaggagggaagataTGACAACACTCCGAGTTACTGCTGGTTCGTCTTTCACAAAATTGGCGCTGCACcacgtttttccttttttctgcacGTTGTTACATGTGTCCTTCCGGTCGGTGGGTATGTTCACCTCTCCACAAtgatcccctttttgtttccctGCAAATGTTTCACGTGATTGATGAGCTCCTCCCCCTGTGGCGTTTTTCCCGCACACCTTCGTTGTCCGTTTcactcctcctccttttcctcttctccttctttttcacgtTTGGTTTGTTGCGGTCCCTGCTGCTGTGACGACGGCGTTCCGCTTTGTCCTTGTCCCTCCGTTTTGCGTGTTTGCGGGATCGCTTCTCCTCGTCGTGGGGTCTTCTCTCCTCTTTGCGGGATCGTCTCTCCCGTTTGTCCCTTCGCTTTTCGCGTTTGCGCTTgtgcttcctcttcttcttcttcttcgtttcgCGTTCCGAGTCTTCACTGTCCCGCCCATCATCACTGCTGCCTTCGCTACTGTCACTATCGCTGACGATGCCCAGGTTGCGGCGCTCCTTCAGGTCGTCCTCCGCCTCCTCCTTTATGTCGTTCTGGAAGTTTAGCTTTTCCAGGCTTATCAGATTTCTGCACTGGTAGGGCAAGTGACCTATATGATTGCACAGGGTGCACGCCCCGGGGATCGTAGCGGAAGCAGTGCCGGTTAATCTGGCCAAACTGAACAGGCTCTTGGCCTTCTCATTGATTTCTTCATTcgtctcttccttttttttcagctccCTTTTGCTTATCTCCTCGACGGACGCGTAAGGATCATACCCAACTGAATTTTTCCATATGTCTGATGTTTTGAGGGAGGCCGAAACGGGGAGTCTGTTGTCAGGGGGCATCCTGACTCTCCCAGCTTTGCTTGGCATGTTTTCTCCAAAgcgaaggaaggaggggattgaaaaggaaaggtggGCTAGCCCTGGTGGAATTATGTATACCCCCTTTACATAGTATCTCCTGGATGCGGGAATTCTCGTCCCGCAATGCTAGCGGgatcgcctttttttttctgcttttaaaAGGTGAGGATTGTGAAGAGAAAAGGCGTGTTGTTTGACAAGCATACTAAGCATTTGCTCGTCCTCGGATTGgaagcgtttttttttttttttttctggaggTACCCACTAGCGGGGTCCGCAGGGATGTAAATGTATTCATAATACAGGCATGTTGCTACATttgcctgtttttttttttttttttttttttttctgctgtgCAGGTTGCCAACTAGGTGCGAAAGGAAAATCCGCGGGGAGAAAAAATCGGCGCGTTGTTCCCGCGTGGGGGGAGGGGGCGTGCGTGTTGCccgaaaaggagaaacaacaaaaaagaaaaaaacaggcaAATGTAGCAACTTGCGTGTATTATGCATACAATCACGTGTGCACAtttgcattattttattatttattatttttttttttcctctttttgtcGATATGCCCACGAAGGATAGTTGGAAGGACTagacaaaaagggggtagaAGAACCACGTGCAGGGCCATCGCAGCGGCAATGCGAACTGgaccagaaaaaaattaactccACAGGGATGGGACGAACTGCGTTGCCAGTCAGCTGTTTCAGCAGTCGTTTCAGCAGCCGTTTCAGCAGTCGTTTGAGCAACCCGTCTGGAGTGACCGCCCGAGTGACCGCCTGAGTGACCGCTTCAAGATGAATGCACAGGGCGAAGAGGAAAGCGAATCTGAGAAGTACATTTTCAGCTTCGCGCCGAAAGTGAGTGCCGGGTTAGACCATTTCGCATGCGTTGGGTATTATAAGAACAAGCCAACTGTGTTCTGCTGGGGAGGGAATACGAGCAACCAGTTAGGGGTAGGTATTAACACAAGGGAGTGCAAAGAACCCACACCGGTTCCATTCTTCGAAGATTTGTTTGTCTCCTCTGTGTGCTGTACCTATTACTGCACATTCGTTTTAGCTAAGAGGAATGCATTCGATGTGGGGTGTTCTGTGTACTCCTTCGGGAAGGGCAACAATGGGTTGCTGGGGtttaggaagaagaggatTGTTCCTTCGAAACGGGTAGATACGCAtgcgggggggaaggagaagcTACTGCAGAAGCTGAACAAGAAGGTGGACCAAACGTTGTTGGACGCGTTTGGGGTTAGCAAGGGGAGGGAGCCATCTCCCCCAGTGGGGCATAGTAACAACCGTAGCGATGGTAGCAATGGTGGTGACAGTAGCCGTGGTGGTGACAATAGAAGTGGTGGTGATCGTAGCGGAGATGACTTGCTCCACTTTGACGTAGAAAACATTTCGAGTGAAGAGGGTTCTGTTGGGGAAGCAGCTCTGGGGGAGGACCCCTCTGAGAAGGCAGACTGGTTTACCCCCGTACCCATGAAGGTGAAGTTCCAGGAACGCACGAAGATTAAATTCATATCCTGTGGGGATATGCACACATTGGCAATATGCACCAGGGGGTACCTGTACGGCTGGGGGAGTAACGCCTTTGGGTGCGTCGGGAATGGAACAAATGCGAATGTATACGAACCGGTTCGTATCTCTctggagggaagaaaagaagcgGGTGTAGGGGATCAGCTTGGAGGAAGTCAAAGGGTGAATCATACTACCTTTCCGAATGAACCCAACCGAAACGTCATCATTCACTGCTCCGCCGGGGGAAAGCACAGCCTGGCATGCACCCTCCGTGGGGACATCTACAGCTGGGGTTATGGGGCAAACGGGCGGCTCGGGTTTGGAAATATTCAAAGTTACAACAGACCACAGCTGGTGAAGGCGCTCCACAAGAGGAAGCGAATCATTTATGTCTGTGCAGGGAAGTCTCACTCAGGGTGCATAGATGCAGAGAacaatgtatacacatgggggaatggaaaatattttaagcTCGGTCATGGAGATGAGAACGATGTGTTAATTCCGAAGAGGTTGGAATATTTGTGTTCCTCCAGGAAGACGTTCATGCTATCCTTTGGTACCTTTAATTCCTTAGCGTTAAGTGCAAAGGGGGATGTATTCCTGTGGGGTGTTTTTACGCAAGTAAAAAGGGGATCCTCTTCCTACACGTGTAAGATCCCAAAGAAGGTTAATACGAATTATAAGTGCTTGTCTGTGCATGCATCTGTGTACTTATCGCTCGGGGTGACTGTGGTAGGGGATCTAATCGTGTTGGGAGATTGCAGTCGAATCATTGCACCTGGAGGGAGTGACGGCCCCTCCAATGCAATGTTAAAGGGTAAGCATGGAGGAGATTCGGACTCTGCAGACAGCAACGTAGATGTGCTGAACCACCTCATTGGAAGGGAAGCAAACTGGATCGATCACCTGAACAGGAACAACGAATTCCCAGTTAGGTATGTAAAGGAGTTACGAGGGAAGGTACACATAAAAGATATCCTTAGGACGTTCTACATGCTAGACAAGGAATCCTCCCCCTCTAGGGGGGGTGAACAACTCAGGTGGGATGACGAGAGAAACCTCTATGGTGACGATGCAACGGAGGGAACGTTTCCAAAGAAAGGACTCATCATCAGATCTAAGGTTAAGATGATCGATGGAAGTGAACACTTTAGTGTGTTCCTGTTACAGAGTGGGAAGATATACACTTCTGGggttaataaaaatggagagcTAGCCAATGGAGAGTACAACGTagggaagaaattttccATTCCTATTACGGTGGAAGTATGTGTGAACAGAATAGTGAAAATAGCATGTGGATATAATTACACCTTAGCGTTGAATGAAAGGGGGCTAGTCTACGGATGGGGGAAGAACGATAAAAGCCAACTCGGCATAGGAGTAATAAAGGACTGCTACGAACCAGTGCACATAAAATCGCTGAGCAAAGTCATCGATGTGTATGCGGGACATGACCATAGCGCTTGTATAGTGAACAATACATTCGATGAAAATGCACTGAAAGAGAACTCCAACGAGTTTGacctggaggaggaaaacctTCTCCAACAGGGAGAGTTATACACCTGGGGGAATGCAGAAAGCGGGAAGGTAGGACTAGGGGCGGACTACACACAGGGGGCCATACTCCTTCCAAGAAGAATTAACCTAACGAACAAGGTACACAGATGTTCCCTAGGGAATAGTCACACGTTAATATTAACCAATTCGAATGAGTTGTACGTATGTGGTAGTGCAATTAGTGGGAAGTTAGGTCTAACGGATGTCGGTACAAGTTACATGGTCAGTTCGCCGAGGAAGGTTTACATAGATCCCAGCATCTACGTCAAAGAAATGGTTGCAGGAGCGACCTACAGTATGGTACTCTCCATGGATGGGTTCATCTACCTATGGGGGgagttcataaaaaatgaagtgtcTTCCGAAGTACCAATGTTGTATTCGCAGATAAGTAACGTCAAGCATATCATCGGTGGGAAGGACAAACACGTTCTGTTCCACACGTATGACAATAAGCTTTTCGGATTGGGTgacaacacacacatgcagaTACTGCATGACGTGAAGGAGACAAGCATACGTGGGAGACCCAAACTGATTCCCTACTTTATGAGAGATAGAAACATAGAAACAGCATACTCATTTAAGAACGCAACCTTCGTGCAGTTGGAAGGAACCTACGATCTTTTCGCATGGGGGTATACCTCCAACTGTCATCTAGGCATAGGGGTGACAAACGCAACTCATTTGAAGCAACCGAAGAAGGTGGTCAAAAGCTGGGTGACGTATGAGGAAGCAGAGCCAGGCGGAGACAACGACAGCGATGTAGAAGCAGAGCAGGGTCTTCTAGGGGGGCCGCTCCATCCAACCTATGGTGGCGGCTTGGCAGACGAAGTAGAACTGGTAAGGAGGAGAGTTCTGAAACGGACGCAGTTCGAGGACGACCTCATTTGTGCTTCCCCCTaccaggaagaagaagtggaaaatatgaTAAAACGAATACAGGTCATGCCACATCTGCTAAACTGGGATGCAATACAGATGCTACTAAAGAAGGAGAGATACACCAACAGTATACAGTATGTGCGTTCTTTCGAGAGAGACCTAATAGACATCTACACGAAACATATGGAGGTTCTCCTAAATTTGCATTCTCAAGAGAGGAAATACAACGAATTGCTTCTGACTTACCAACACTACGTCCTCTCAAATGTAGTCTTCCTAAAAGAGGAGCGTCCTTCCATTATGTTCTCCCAACACACACAGTTGTTAGATTGCAACAGGG
The Plasmodium coatneyi strain Hackeri chromosome 10, complete sequence DNA segment above includes these coding regions:
- a CDS encoding Guanidine nucleotide exchange factor; this encodes MNAQGEEESESEKYIFSFAPKVSAGLDHFACVGYYKNKPTVFCWGGNTSNQLGVGINTRECKEPTPVPFFEDLFVSSVCCTYYCTFVLAKRNAFDVGCSVYSFGKGNNGLLGFRKKRIVPSKRVDTHAGGKEKLLQKLNKKVDQTLLDAFGVSKGREPSPPVGHSNNRSDGSNGGDSSRGGDNRSGGDRSGDDLLHFDVENISSEEGSVGEAALGEDPSEKADWFTPVPMKVKFQERTKIKFISCGDMHTLAICTRGYLYGWGSNAFGCVGNGTNANVYEPVRISLEGRKEAGVGDQLGGSQRVNHTTFPNEPNRNVIIHCSAGGKHSLACTLRGDIYSWGYGANGRLGFGNIQSYNRPQLVKALHKRKRIIYVCAGKSHSGCIDAENNVYTWGNGKYFKLGHGDENDVLIPKRLEYLCSSRKTFMLSFGTFNSLALSAKGDVFLWGVFTQVKRGSSSYTCKIPKKVNTNYKCLSVHASVYLSLGVTVVGDLIVLGDCSRIIAPGGSDGPSNAMLKGKHGGDSDSADSNVDVLNHLIGREANWIDHLNRNNEFPVRYVKELRGKVHIKDILRTFYMLDKESSPSRGGEQLRWDDERNLYGDDATEGTFPKKGLIIRSKVKMIDGSEHFSVFLLQSGKIYTSGVNKNGELANGEYNVGKKFSIPITVEVCVNRIVKIACGYNYTLALNERGLVYGWGKNDKSQLGIGVIKDCYEPVHIKSLSKVIDVYAGHDHSACIVNNTFDENALKENSNEFDLEEENLLQQGELYTWGNAESGKVGLGADYTQGAILLPRRINLTNKVHRCSLGNSHTLILTNSNELYVCGSAISGKLGLTDVGTSYMVSSPRKVYIDPSIYVKEMVAGATYSMVLSMDGFIYLWGEFIKNEVSSEVPMLYSQISNVKHIIGGKDKHVLFHTYDNKLFGLGDNTHMQILHDVKETSIRGRPKLIPYFMRDRNIETAYSFKNATFVQLEGTYDLFAWGYTSNCHLGIGVTNATHLKQPKKVVKSWVTYEEAEPGGDNDSDVEAEQGLLGGPLHPTYGGGLADEVELVRRRVLKRTQFEDDLICASPYQEEEVENMIKRIQVMPHLLNWDAIQMLLKKERYTNSIQYVRSFERDLIDIYTKHMEVLLNLHSQERKYNELLLTYQHYVLSNVVFLKEERPSIMFSQHTQLLDCNREKLQRFVYILQQQPLYLVILCRIHNCKNVKYGSAAYAYHAYEYGGQGEVSQDYKQLEKQPNLPEQPDRGDRRAPQDKRNFYLSSTRILCSFIFDLYHDLRDERVRTIFTIFLIKLGVEEIDNCLHVEALFREDTSIFFLLIRMLFLKNEILAGFARCLADMGNANSFVRLLDSLSRCVPGGENAQLAKGAAPLVLDSSPIMEPTTGDGFTGDSLPPASINRDALARASLNTVPPKRQTVSAPPQNRFIDEANDPLDKEFAAFMKGKLSEKTDPLNLPINMYSELKPVQYSHLGGKLIDHPQGVVPPPTGQNLNEPTPASQKNVLVEVDMVHVFRELCKLFEKMIFPEIFQTVVKNLFKHLSLCEMNSYSENLSQNRIFYFSGEHFVYVPFYHLLLMGILHPMLGNVDKLAEKFYFPVIPPHVTNLCKRVSSMLEVFCINRYDCLSRYNLRESFVSVKFILERTFCSMVTVTNMLCRTKEDVYLTAYINLFSYHLSFRPCYVYLKVFQLCHLFNLFFRFQNYLCLSFDDPAVEIVNEFFSWQGGGNVRSNVENNAAQTGRNVEGTAGNIRDDLPSEVTRKMPANDAAPRERKAKQSGNFLLRFMTRGKKEKRHQQSVQPMQSVQPVQPVQPQTKTQHERRLIFSETQIDLFAQCKLVYNIQLDTRFLLEEKNMSICEFTRIPMPQSMCYRKKTRIRNREYLFSIIQEYKQPSDEVYIVSECLRGCPLLEPCIDTSTLLAKLKALRANFLSLAQQKEANLVGLIDKALDIFMSNEMVHVSHQENIPPNLYTHKFKLNHAGQAGQAGRTEQAEQPFERFFISQRGNDGNSFFFLKWRNIAVQICLDILKKKKHLNFLRKLHERQGKIEELIFMHQNEVRKNIDTVKRALIFVSKLFIERPILVHASLFGKNLFFVKMKMDKNSRRRERSNFFSFCNTSTVHVYSVKRLLQDGVLDNLSEMLLPVVDLLSLEIFFDIENALKLSLVLVGGEERKVLHVQTFRGRDIQRMYSLSPFISYGLFPYNRESLCSLRALRFVHLLHDLVIDLY